One window of Nicotiana tomentosiformis chromosome 11, ASM39032v3, whole genome shotgun sequence genomic DNA carries:
- the LOC138901538 gene encoding kinesin-like protein KIN-14N, with product MIVGHPSSLPAFSEEALREAQDLKAPYIGGGVGHPFRDCFTGVDDASDLSDASILLEEAQRLLSRAFVKLRADLNQCETELQKVSKEKNALKLLCGQNDEAIKDLRSDLAKAHEEEAELDKQVSTLLIEYGLDPTMEANTSLSQLQQKVERNELLWGEVDQVKADCDQWKDKMDCLAAEKETALARLSSAEVQLWGAKEKSSAQAKRIEELEIGLAEAKVEVKKTKVVSDKSIAMYRANAEAAQIQLRESSDREQWVIDLAKCQSQIETLEEIHT from the exons ATGATAGTAGGCCACCCGTCTTCTCTTCCggccttttctgaggaggcgctaAGGGAAGCTCAAGATTTGAAGGCCCCTTATATAGGCGGAGGCGTAGGGCATCCTTTTCGGGACTGCTTTACTGGAGTAGATGATGCCTCCGATCTTAGTGACGCTTCAATTCTTTTAGAAGAAGCCCAACGTCTCTTATCTCGG GCCTTTGTCAAGCTTCGAGCTGACCTCAACCAGTgtgaaaccgagctccaaaaggtctcgaaggAGAAGAATGCTCTGAAGCTTCTTTGCGGCCAAAatgacgaggctataaaggacctccgatcggatttggccaaggctcatGAGGAAGAGGCTgagctagataagcaggtgagcacTCTTTTGATAGAGTATGGACTTGACCCAACTATGGAAGCTAATACTTCgctatctcagctgcagcaaaaggttgaaaggaACGAGTTACTTTGGGGAGAAGTCGATCAGGTCAAGGCCGATTGTGATCAATGGAAGGATAAAATGGACTgcctggctgcagaaaaagaaactgccTTGGCCAGATTGTCATCGGCCGAGGTTCAACTTTGGGGTGCCAAAGAGAAAAGTTCGGCCCAAGCCAAGAGGATTGAAGAGCTCGAAATcgggcttgctgaggccaaggtgGAGGTTAAGAAGACAAAAGTCGTGTcggataagtccattgccatGTACCGGGCtaatgctgaggctgctcagataCAACTAAGGGAGTCTTCTGACCGAGAGCAATGGGTTATCGACTTGGCAAAGTGTCAATCCCAGATAGAAACCCTTGAGGAAATTCATACTTGA